Proteins from a single region of Plasmodium brasilianum strain Bolivian I chromosome 13, whole genome shotgun sequence:
- a CDS encoding peptidyl-prolyl cis-trans isomerase: MKIPNPRVYLDIAIGGRNAGRLIFEMFQGGDFNFGNGYGGESIYGQYFRNEKFIYKHSKRGILSMCQTRIKHTNNSQFFVTFKSCPWLDKKHVVFGHLEYGFDTLSFIEEQSTLIGKPKKQVYIYSCGVIPLDRIKHKSRTNSDDDYIIPADIEMPLLEKDISFNENPDFMELKKIYKCSKSF; this comes from the exons atgaaaattccCAATCCAAGGGTTTATTTAGATATTGCCATAGGGGGGAGGAACGCAGGACGGTTGATTTTTGAG ATGTTTCAAGGAGGAGATTTTAATTTTGGAAATGGATATGGTGGAGAATCAATATATGGACAGTACTTTAGAAATGAAAAGTTTATTTACAAACATTCAAAAAGGG GAATTTTATCCATGTGTCAGACTAGAATAAAACATACAAATAATTCTCAATTTTTTGTAACATTTAAGAGTTGCCCCTGGTTAGATAAAAAACAT GTTGTTTTTGGACATCTTGAATATGGGTTTGATACTCTTTCTTTTATTGAGGAACAATCTACTTTAATTGGGAAGCCGAAGAAGcaagtttatatatacagctg cGGAGTAATTCCATTAGATAGAATCAAACACAAGTCCCGTACGAACTCGGATGATGATTACATTATACca GCGGATATAGAAATGCCGTTGTTAGAGAAGGATATAAGTTTTAATGAAAATCCGGATTTTatggaattaaaaaaaatatataaatgcagcAAAAGTTTTTAA